In a single window of the Schistocerca americana isolate TAMUIC-IGC-003095 chromosome X, iqSchAmer2.1, whole genome shotgun sequence genome:
- the LOC124555589 gene encoding thioredoxin domain-containing protein 9 homolog yields the protein MDPVQSNLASTVLKVAEEIEGKLDEELKELEDIDKLRERRLKELKERAQLEKEWTALGHGQYDELSDEKEFFNATKKSKNVVCHFFRSEMFLSKVIHYHMRVLCKRHLEAKFCRIDAARCKFLIERLNLKSFPTILCVVESQVRSRVVNFQEMRQCEDHCTNALEWHIAKSGVLLYSGDLNTPPETSHSKKKLKAVRGIRGGSDDDSEDSDY from the exons ATGGATCCAGTTCAGTCTAATTTGGCTAGCACAGTTCTTAAAGTTGCTGAAGAAATTGAGGGAAAGTTGGATGAAGAACTAAAGGAGTTGGAAGATATTGACAAACTCCGTGAGAGGCGTTTAAAGGAGCTGAAGGAGAGAGCACAACTCGAAAAAGAGTGGACAGCCTTG GGTCATGGGCAGTATGATGAGCTGTCAGATGAGAAGGAATTTTTTAATGCAACCAAGAAATCAAAAAATGTTGTTTGTCATTTTTTTAGAAGTGAAATGTTCCTTTCTAAAGTAATTCATTACCATATGAGGGTACTGTGCAAGCGACATCTCGAAGCAAAATTCTGTAGAATTGATGCTGCAAGGTGCAAGTTTCTTATTG AAAGGCTTAATCTGAAGTCTTTTCCAACTATCTTGTGTGTAGTGGAAAGTCAGGTGAGGAGCCGTGTCGTCAACTTTCAGGAGATGAGGCAATGCGAAGACCATTGTACCAACGCTCTGGAGTGGCACATTGCTAAGTCAGGTGTATTACTATATAGTGGTGACCTTAATACACCTCCAGAAACAAGTCACTCAAAAAAGAAACTGAAAGCTGTTCGTGGTATCAGAGGCGGAAGTGATGATGATTCAGAAGATTCAGACTATTAG